One genomic segment of Mesoterricola silvestris includes these proteins:
- a CDS encoding aldehyde dehydrogenase family protein, whose protein sequence is MYLKDNPPSVASHGRTVIGFNWIGGREVEGDLPSFDSRSPIDTRDTVGIFPECGERDVEKAAKAAAAAFPAWSAMPAPLRGALVGRIGEALARHKEKLAAIITREVGKPLREARGEVQETIDLCHYLQGEGRRQLGQVIPSELPQRHITVHRRPLGVVAVMAGGIFPLSTPAARIIPAILCGNTVVWKASEDAPTIAYLFARCMMDSGLPPGVVNILNGKGRTGCGKHVVAGLDKGFYQKFCFSGGTAVGRLIAEASGRNLSIPSLELSGKNPMVILPDCDLDNAVRGALWGAFGTAGQRRTSIGNLIVHKDIYPKFKEAFLAAVADLELGNPISNPDVFFGPMINARFAKAFEEHWNGGLEEGATLLCGGAKWTEENRTAKVHGPLAKGHFMQPCVWEGVTPGMKLFQTEILGPTVNLCRVEDFDEAMAWANGTPYGLSSAIYTADRALAERFTREIRAGLSSINNSTSGTEVHVPYGGIGWSGNGTREAGPGALDPYCRWHAVNEDTSGDLQLAQIHTDYTLKHTYEASHWEKL, encoded by the coding sequence ATGTATCTGAAGGACAATCCCCCCTCAGTGGCGAGCCATGGAAGGACGGTCATCGGGTTCAACTGGATCGGCGGCCGCGAAGTGGAGGGCGACCTGCCCTCCTTCGATTCCCGGTCCCCCATCGACACCCGGGACACGGTGGGCATCTTCCCCGAGTGCGGGGAGCGGGACGTGGAGAAGGCCGCCAAGGCCGCCGCCGCGGCCTTCCCCGCCTGGAGCGCCATGCCGGCGCCCCTGCGGGGCGCCCTGGTGGGGCGCATCGGCGAGGCCCTGGCCCGCCACAAGGAGAAGCTCGCCGCCATCATCACCCGGGAGGTGGGCAAGCCCCTGCGGGAGGCCCGGGGCGAGGTGCAGGAGACCATCGACCTCTGCCACTACCTCCAGGGCGAGGGCCGGCGCCAGCTGGGCCAGGTCATCCCCTCGGAGCTGCCGCAGCGCCACATCACCGTCCACCGGCGCCCCCTGGGGGTGGTGGCCGTGATGGCCGGCGGGATCTTCCCCCTTTCCACCCCCGCCGCCCGGATCATCCCCGCCATCCTGTGCGGGAACACGGTGGTGTGGAAGGCTTCGGAGGACGCGCCCACCATCGCGTACCTCTTCGCGCGCTGCATGATGGATTCCGGCCTGCCCCCGGGGGTGGTGAACATCCTCAACGGCAAGGGCCGCACGGGGTGCGGCAAGCACGTGGTGGCGGGCCTGGACAAGGGCTTCTACCAGAAGTTCTGCTTCTCCGGCGGCACCGCCGTGGGCCGGCTCATCGCCGAGGCCTCGGGCCGGAACCTCTCGATTCCCAGCCTCGAGCTCAGCGGCAAGAACCCCATGGTCATCCTCCCCGACTGCGACCTGGACAACGCCGTGCGCGGGGCCCTTTGGGGCGCCTTCGGCACCGCCGGGCAGCGCCGCACCTCCATCGGCAACCTCATCGTCCACAAGGACATCTACCCGAAGTTCAAGGAGGCCTTCCTGGCGGCGGTGGCGGACCTGGAATTGGGCAATCCCATCAGCAACCCCGACGTGTTCTTCGGTCCCATGATCAACGCGCGGTTCGCCAAGGCCTTCGAGGAGCACTGGAACGGCGGCCTGGAGGAGGGCGCGACCCTGCTCTGCGGCGGGGCGAAATGGACGGAGGAGAACCGCACCGCCAAGGTGCACGGCCCCCTCGCCAAGGGCCACTTCATGCAGCCCTGCGTGTGGGAGGGCGTGACCCCCGGGATGAAGCTCTTCCAGACGGAGATCCTCGGCCCCACCGTGAACCTCTGCCGCGTGGAGGACTTCGACGAGGCCATGGCCTGGGCCAACGGCACGCCCTACGGATTGAGCAGCGCCATCTACACCGCCGACCGCGCCCTGGCGGAGCGCTTCACCCGGGAGATCCGCGCGGGCCTGTCCTCCATCAACAACTCCACCAGCGGCACCGAGGTCCACGTCCCCTACGGCGGCATCGGATGGAGCGGCAACGGCACCCGCGAGGCCGGCCCCGGCGCCCTGGACCCCTACTGCCGTTGGCACGCCGTGAACGAGGACACCTCGGGCGACCTCCAACTCGCCCAAATCCACACCGACTACACCCTCAAGCACACTTACGAAGCGAGCCACTGGGAGAAATTGTAG
- a CDS encoding NAD(P)/FAD-dependent oxidoreductase has protein sequence MRRFDVVVVGAGIGGGSFVYNLLKQGFTGSILVVDRGDAVSTGASAYSAGGFRNLWTTPINQQLCTRGIGILKAFQDDMGVGIGFRQTGYLFTYYPDAWSRVPDAARIWKANGVDFELLDPAQVEARIPGLRCAVDAVDPDVRDFLGMEPIAGGVFGRDCGSFDPSQAAAGYFERALQDHPGRARLELRTEAEALVFDPAGRVTGLRVAGPGGREVIEAGLVALCSGPWTNPLLKRSGCPDEDLMPILAQKRMMFLTDFPDQDPRWQDIPLTIIDQGIYFKHESGNLLIGKAKADTPDSLDTTFEPDYYVEEINLVMQERMPPTATCRLKGGWAGLYDTTGPDHNAILGWHANHPGLLLQVGYSGHGAMESPAVGIGLAELVMTGGYRSIDLTPLRWSRFREGDLVKETIVI, from the coding sequence GTGCGCAGATTCGATGTGGTGGTGGTGGGGGCCGGGATCGGCGGGGGCTCGTTCGTGTACAACCTCCTGAAGCAGGGCTTCACGGGCTCCATCCTGGTGGTGGACCGGGGGGACGCAGTCTCCACGGGGGCTTCCGCCTATTCCGCGGGGGGCTTCCGGAACCTGTGGACCACCCCCATCAACCAGCAGCTCTGCACCCGGGGCATCGGGATCCTCAAGGCCTTCCAGGACGACATGGGCGTGGGCATCGGATTCCGGCAGACGGGGTACCTCTTCACCTACTACCCGGACGCCTGGAGCCGCGTGCCCGACGCCGCCCGGATCTGGAAGGCCAACGGCGTGGATTTCGAGCTCCTCGACCCGGCCCAGGTGGAGGCCCGGATCCCCGGCCTGCGCTGCGCCGTGGACGCCGTGGACCCCGACGTGCGCGACTTCCTGGGCATGGAGCCCATCGCCGGGGGCGTGTTCGGCCGGGACTGCGGGAGCTTCGACCCCAGCCAGGCCGCGGCGGGCTACTTCGAGCGGGCCCTCCAGGACCACCCCGGCAGGGCCCGCCTGGAACTGCGCACCGAGGCCGAGGCCCTCGTCTTCGATCCCGCCGGCAGGGTCACGGGGCTGCGCGTGGCGGGTCCCGGGGGCCGGGAAGTGATCGAGGCGGGCCTGGTGGCCCTGTGCTCCGGCCCCTGGACCAACCCGCTCCTGAAACGCTCCGGGTGTCCTGATGAGGACCTCATGCCCATCCTGGCCCAGAAGCGCATGATGTTCCTCACGGATTTCCCGGACCAGGACCCGCGCTGGCAGGACATCCCCCTCACCATCATCGACCAGGGCATCTACTTCAAGCACGAGAGCGGGAACCTCCTCATCGGCAAGGCCAAGGCCGACACCCCCGACAGCCTGGACACCACCTTCGAGCCGGACTACTACGTGGAGGAGATCAACCTGGTCATGCAGGAGCGCATGCCCCCCACCGCCACCTGCAGGCTCAAGGGCGGCTGGGCCGGGCTCTACGACACCACCGGCCCCGACCACAACGCCATCCTGGGATGGCACGCCAACCACCCCGGCCTGCTCCTGCAGGTGGGCTACAGCGGCCACGGCGCCATGGAGAGCCCCGCGGTGGGCATCGGCCTGGCCGAGCTGGTCATGACCGGGGGCTACCGCAGCATCGATCTCACGCCGCTGCGGTGGAGCCGGTTCCGGGAAGGGGATCTGGTGAAGGAGACGATCGTCATCTGA
- a CDS encoding site-2 protease family protein: MFDNIHIATILVTYVAVLFALSVHEAAHAAAAYYLEDDTAARLGRMTLNPLAHIDPLGTLILPLLGMISGIRVLGWAKPVPVNPGRLTRKYPMRVGYAMVAAAGPASNLLQSLVFLVILAMLIRVVGPGNPGLRLNWFFASMQTPVERFMEVPGMGAGSALAITLLGRLVMINIGLAIFNLLPFGPLDGAGILRGFLPYHMLPTFDRIQPTITIVLLVCFLVLPVVITTILSPFFFVADAFYITPLARLLLGA, encoded by the coding sequence TTGTTCGACAACATCCATATCGCCACGATCCTCGTCACGTACGTGGCCGTGCTGTTCGCCCTGAGCGTCCACGAGGCGGCCCACGCCGCCGCGGCCTACTACCTGGAGGACGACACCGCGGCCCGCCTGGGGCGCATGACCCTGAACCCCCTGGCCCACATCGACCCCCTGGGCACCCTCATCCTGCCCCTGCTGGGCATGATCTCCGGCATCCGGGTGCTGGGCTGGGCCAAGCCCGTGCCCGTGAACCCCGGGCGCCTCACCCGCAAGTACCCCATGCGGGTGGGCTACGCCATGGTCGCCGCCGCCGGCCCCGCCTCCAACCTCCTCCAGTCCCTGGTGTTCCTGGTGATCCTGGCCATGCTGATCCGGGTGGTGGGACCTGGGAACCCCGGGCTGCGCCTGAACTGGTTCTTCGCGTCCATGCAGACCCCGGTGGAGCGCTTCATGGAAGTGCCCGGCATGGGGGCGGGGTCGGCCCTGGCCATCACGCTCCTGGGGCGGCTGGTGATGATCAACATCGGCCTGGCCATCTTCAACCTGCTGCCCTTCGGGCCCCTGGACGGCGCGGGCATCCTGCGCGGCTTCCTCCCCTACCACATGCTGCCCACCTTCGACCGCATCCAGCCCACCATCACCATCGTCCTCCTGGTGTGCTTCCTGGTGCTGCCGGTGGTGATCACCACGATCCTGAGCCCCTTCTTCTTCGTGGCGGACGCCTTCTACATCACCCCCCTGGCCCGGCTCCTGCTGGGAGCCTGA
- the trpS gene encoding tryptophan--tRNA ligase — protein MEEKFITNAEDVEGESATFLEASRRSQAIWDDLPKHPSKYRVLTGERPTGPLHIGHLFGTLANRVRIQELGATTFIVIADYQVLTDRDSAENVGANVTEVILDYLASGLDPENGRTFFFSHSHIPELNQLLLPFMNLVTTAELDRNPTVKEEIKAAGLKQVNALMYTYPIHQAADILFCKGNVVPVGRDQLPHLELTRKIARRFNDRFAAGAPVFPIPDALLSDIPLVLGTDGQKMSKSRGNTIMLKMTAEETAKVIKGAKTDPDRNIAYDPQNRPEVANLLRLISICTGEAPEAIAAAIGDGGGGKLKAALTEALNAHLAPMRERRARYAQDPGYVKDVLRRGIARAREEGVATLQQVRRAMNMDHGLDG, from the coding sequence ATGGAAGAGAAATTCATCACCAACGCCGAAGACGTGGAGGGCGAGTCCGCCACCTTCCTGGAGGCCTCCCGGCGCAGCCAGGCCATCTGGGACGACCTGCCGAAGCACCCCTCCAAGTACCGGGTCCTCACCGGGGAGCGCCCCACGGGCCCCCTGCACATCGGGCACCTCTTCGGGACCCTGGCCAACCGGGTGCGCATCCAGGAGCTGGGCGCCACCACCTTCATCGTCATCGCCGACTACCAGGTGCTCACGGACCGGGACAGCGCGGAGAACGTGGGCGCCAACGTCACCGAGGTGATCCTGGACTACCTGGCCTCGGGCCTGGACCCCGAGAACGGCCGCACCTTCTTCTTCAGCCACAGCCACATCCCCGAGCTGAACCAGCTGCTGCTGCCCTTCATGAACCTGGTCACCACCGCGGAGCTGGACCGCAACCCCACCGTGAAGGAGGAGATCAAGGCCGCGGGCCTCAAGCAGGTCAACGCCCTCATGTACACCTACCCCATCCACCAGGCCGCGGACATCCTCTTCTGCAAGGGGAACGTCGTGCCCGTGGGCCGGGACCAGCTGCCCCACCTGGAGCTCACCCGCAAGATCGCGCGGCGCTTCAACGACCGCTTCGCCGCGGGCGCCCCGGTCTTCCCCATCCCCGACGCCCTCCTTTCCGATATCCCCCTCGTGCTGGGCACCGACGGCCAGAAGATGAGCAAGAGCCGCGGCAACACCATCATGCTCAAGATGACCGCGGAGGAGACCGCCAAGGTCATCAAGGGCGCCAAGACCGACCCTGACCGCAACATCGCCTACGACCCCCAGAACCGCCCCGAGGTGGCCAACCTCCTGCGCCTGATCTCCATCTGCACGGGCGAGGCCCCCGAGGCCATCGCCGCGGCCATCGGCGACGGCGGCGGCGGCAAGCTCAAGGCCGCCCTCACCGAGGCCCTCAACGCCCACCTGGCCCCCATGCGCGAGCGCCGCGCCCGTTACGCCCAGGACCCCGGCTACGTGAAGGACGTCCTGCGCCGCGGCATCGCCCGGGCCCGGGAGGAAGGCGTCGCCACCCTGCAGCAGGTGCGCCGGGCCATGAACATGGACCACGGCCTGGACGGCTGA
- a CDS encoding DUF1186 domain-containing protein has product MTPSDILAELELPYDGLPEAALLEAMEQPGAVIPGLLTILGEAAADPMAYLDATGSNAHLYALYLLAQFREPRALEPLLSMLRLPADQQDALLGDLLTEGVPSLLASLCIGTPAVLEATAADPALDPYVRGAAMDALLVLSFQGHLPEDKLLRAFDVLLATFEARGPAEDPTAWAFLIIALETAGFAAFLPRLREALRRGRVDRELVDPDELEDAITRYNAHERRRFLLTHHLVEDALLSLEELHWPGDAEDLDEDPIPDLPTFAPEAVHAIIARQPYPKPAGTPAQNADCPCGSGKKYKRCCGKP; this is encoded by the coding sequence ATGACCCCCTCGGATATCCTCGCCGAACTCGAGCTCCCCTACGACGGCCTCCCCGAGGCCGCCCTGCTGGAGGCCATGGAACAGCCCGGGGCGGTGATCCCCGGCCTCCTGACGATCCTGGGGGAGGCCGCCGCCGACCCCATGGCGTACCTGGACGCCACCGGCTCCAACGCCCACCTCTACGCCCTGTACCTCCTCGCCCAGTTCCGGGAGCCCCGGGCGCTGGAGCCGCTCCTGTCCATGCTGCGCCTCCCCGCGGACCAGCAGGACGCCCTCCTGGGGGACCTGCTCACCGAGGGGGTGCCCTCCCTCCTGGCCTCCCTTTGCATCGGGACCCCCGCCGTCCTGGAGGCCACCGCCGCGGATCCCGCCCTGGACCCCTACGTGCGCGGCGCCGCCATGGACGCGCTCCTGGTGCTGTCCTTCCAGGGCCACCTCCCCGAGGACAAGCTCCTGCGGGCCTTCGACGTCCTCCTGGCCACCTTCGAGGCCCGGGGCCCCGCCGAGGACCCCACCGCCTGGGCCTTCCTGATCATCGCCCTGGAGACCGCCGGCTTCGCCGCCTTCCTCCCCCGCCTCCGGGAGGCCCTGCGCCGGGGCCGCGTGGACCGCGAACTGGTGGACCCCGACGAACTGGAGGACGCCATCACCCGGTACAACGCCCACGAGCGCCGCCGCTTCCTCCTCACCCACCACCTGGTGGAGGACGCCCTCCTCTCCCTGGAGGAGCTCCACTGGCCCGGCGACGCCGAGGACCTCGACGAGGACCCCATCCCCGACCTCCCCACCTTCGCCCCCGAAGCCGTCCACGCCATCATCGCCCGCCAGCCCTACCCCAAGCCCGCCGGCACCCCCGCCCAGAACGCCGATTGCCCCTGCGGCAGCGGCAAGAAGTACAAGCGCTGCTGCGGCAAGCCCTAG
- a CDS encoding metallophosphoesterase family protein, whose amino-acid sequence MLAIHTSDWHLGAALGEASRLEEQQRFLQWLGTTIRERGVDTLLVAGDIFDQANPSAEAQRTYYTFLRDLGETGLRQVILTGGNHDSPSRLDAPSELLGNLGIHVVGGLDADPESWGRCLCPLRDAGGAVEAVVAAAPFVHEWRLGFRTLDGTPEERGVLLAACFRAFYGRLADLAEGAFPGVPLLAMGHLACVGSTPRDAPLETHLVGTLGALPADIFDERFAYVALGHIHRNYAVAGGRAHYCGTPLALNAREGATARQVNLVRLEGGALALERLPVPAFRQVLEFAGTPDQVRAYLEDLAWTEPLPAMLSLEVCVERHQPGLEDEVRALVAAREPRPLLVGLQQTLVRRGDPEGGDGPAPSLESLEPRDVFRLLCKAKGENADELMAAFETLLGEENL is encoded by the coding sequence ATGTTAGCGATCCACACCAGCGACTGGCACCTGGGGGCGGCCCTGGGGGAGGCTTCCCGGCTGGAGGAGCAGCAGCGCTTCCTCCAGTGGCTGGGGACCACCATCCGGGAGCGGGGGGTGGACACGCTGCTGGTGGCGGGGGACATCTTCGACCAGGCCAATCCCTCGGCGGAGGCGCAGCGCACGTACTACACCTTCCTGCGGGACCTGGGGGAGACGGGGTTGAGGCAGGTGATCCTCACGGGGGGGAACCACGATTCGCCCTCCCGCCTGGACGCGCCGTCGGAGCTGCTGGGGAACCTGGGCATCCATGTGGTGGGGGGGCTGGACGCGGATCCGGAGAGCTGGGGCCGGTGCCTGTGCCCGCTGCGGGACGCGGGGGGGGCGGTGGAGGCGGTGGTGGCGGCGGCGCCCTTCGTGCACGAATGGCGGCTGGGCTTCCGCACCCTGGACGGGACGCCGGAGGAACGGGGCGTCCTGCTGGCGGCGTGCTTCCGGGCCTTCTACGGGCGCCTGGCGGACCTGGCGGAAGGGGCCTTCCCGGGGGTTCCCCTCCTGGCCATGGGGCACCTGGCCTGCGTGGGCTCGACCCCCCGGGACGCGCCCCTGGAAACCCACCTGGTGGGCACCCTGGGGGCCCTGCCCGCGGATATCTTCGACGAGCGGTTCGCCTACGTGGCCCTGGGGCACATCCACCGGAACTACGCCGTGGCCGGCGGCAGGGCCCACTACTGCGGCACGCCCCTGGCGCTGAACGCCCGGGAAGGGGCGACGGCGCGGCAGGTGAACCTGGTCCGCCTGGAGGGGGGCGCCCTGGCCCTGGAGCGCCTGCCGGTGCCCGCCTTCCGGCAGGTGCTGGAGTTCGCGGGCACCCCGGACCAGGTGCGGGCCTACCTGGAGGACCTGGCCTGGACGGAGCCCCTGCCGGCCATGCTCTCCCTGGAGGTGTGCGTGGAGCGCCACCAGCCCGGCCTGGAGGACGAGGTGCGCGCCCTGGTGGCGGCCCGGGAGCCCCGGCCCCTCCTGGTGGGCCTGCAGCAGACCCTGGTGCGGCGAGGGGACCCGGAGGGCGGGGACGGCCCGGCCCCCTCCCTGGAATCCCTGGAACCCCGGGACGTCTTCCGGCTCCTGTGCAAGGCCAAGGGCGAGAACGCCGATGAGCTCATGGCGGCCTTCGAGACCCTCCTGGGGGAGGAGAACCTGTGA
- a CDS encoding AAA family ATPase, translated as MRLLKLSFKNLNSLYGEGVIDFEGGMRGLSLFLISGPTGSGKTTLLDAVSLALFGQTPRLPRSFGRPEKDPALMISHGTGEAWATLEFSRRAPEGDVRYRATWHCWRAGGRPDGNPQPPERTLEILTGEPQAWETLVCGTRQKDWEAPFQKALDQFSVADFNRCMLLAQGEFAAFLNATPDEKATILERLTRTDRYQVLGQRAEARKKDAEARLALADLALQGIELLPGEELEALEAERGRVEEALGAEKLRLETLRAWLDWLAQAERLEDLWAASGDRLKRAEAALAEAGPRLERLQRFEEAQGSLALLDQIRQGAAGIRVETEAAAALETGLRDLDGRLEAETAALAPVREAAEAATRNRLDHQDGIREALQVHQARDQKRAELDHLEGALAAEEEAQRGREQERERLERLAATRRDEAAGAARALEDLAPHAPLGEALGGLRQRVERLLEDEGRAASAEREVADLEAAAGRTGEEWAEAEHRLREAEDALREAQGGETARQEAFQAALQGFPGVPEARSSWQGEKDRLARRIVALGRLAETLATLGPLEAETAGAGAALRELEAQAREKALAEREARGIEADWAEKAARIQGRLEQAKWAADIAQERGRLQEGLPCPLCGGLDHPILAEAHLAAKDLERRQRCQDLERELDQARGGMAAAHATWEALDRQSHALQATLALRKEAAAGQGRRLEELRSGLEAQAGALGFQGLPGAEEIQGARLEAERRAGVLDAFLDDADKADRLLGEARQRVHGAHQGLLARKGDLDVLAERRRAGTAQLEKGRALLGAARARNGLLRTGLAEALGGLQLPLEGKEPLLAALEAGEDLAGRYRAAVQRDETARAALLRAETELIEPRALGDKAARELALAREKAAVLAGEWKALDARAAALLGGQDPGAFARALEQADQEAQAAHRRLAQAVDRLQRERAALEGQHQEKAANLRKLADDLALQERSLDAHMRELGLPGREALEERRIAAGDLQARLQERSRLQGELQSARDIALEHGRTRALHGESRPGDLPGDAAPGDLLGEKEASEQATGELQARQAGIARRLEANAANVQRMGEAQGRREEARRAFELWNRLHLLIGVNNGSVFKRFAQLLNLQDLLAKANAKLERLRPRYALVPARDPDGQEALAFAVRDGNHANQERPVTTLSGGETFLVSLALALALADYRTVRMPVETLLLDEGFGTLDHRTLEEVLGILKGLGGTLGRRTQVGIISHVETLREAIPARILVEPSAPGRSSVRVELG; from the coding sequence GTGAGACTGCTCAAGCTCTCCTTCAAGAACCTCAATTCCCTCTACGGCGAAGGCGTCATCGATTTCGAGGGCGGGATGCGGGGCCTCTCCCTCTTCCTGATCTCCGGCCCCACCGGTTCGGGCAAGACCACCCTCCTGGACGCGGTGTCCCTGGCCCTCTTCGGCCAGACGCCCCGGTTGCCCCGGAGCTTCGGCAGGCCGGAGAAGGACCCGGCGCTGATGATCTCCCACGGCACCGGCGAGGCCTGGGCCACCCTGGAATTCAGCCGCAGGGCCCCCGAGGGGGACGTGCGGTACCGCGCCACCTGGCACTGCTGGAGAGCCGGCGGGAGGCCCGACGGAAATCCCCAGCCGCCGGAGCGCACCCTGGAGATCCTCACCGGGGAGCCCCAGGCCTGGGAGACCCTGGTGTGCGGAACCCGGCAGAAGGACTGGGAGGCACCCTTCCAGAAGGCCCTGGACCAGTTCAGCGTGGCGGATTTCAACCGCTGCATGCTCCTGGCCCAGGGGGAATTCGCGGCCTTCCTGAACGCGACCCCCGACGAGAAGGCGACGATCCTGGAGCGGCTCACCCGCACGGACCGGTACCAGGTGCTGGGCCAGCGGGCCGAGGCCCGCAAGAAGGACGCCGAGGCCAGGCTCGCCCTGGCCGACCTCGCCCTCCAGGGCATCGAGCTCCTGCCCGGGGAGGAGCTGGAGGCCCTGGAAGCGGAACGGGGCCGGGTGGAGGAAGCCCTGGGGGCGGAAAAGCTCCGCCTGGAGACCCTCAGAGCCTGGCTGGACTGGCTCGCCCAGGCGGAGCGCCTGGAGGACCTCTGGGCGGCCTCCGGGGACCGGCTGAAGCGGGCGGAGGCCGCCCTGGCGGAGGCGGGCCCGCGGCTGGAACGGCTCCAGCGGTTCGAGGAGGCCCAGGGCTCCCTGGCCCTGCTGGACCAGATCCGGCAGGGCGCCGCCGGCATCCGGGTGGAGACGGAGGCCGCCGCCGCCCTGGAAACGGGCCTGCGGGACCTGGACGGGAGGCTGGAGGCGGAAACCGCGGCCCTGGCTCCGGTGCGGGAGGCCGCGGAGGCGGCGACCCGGAACCGCCTGGACCACCAGGATGGGATCCGGGAGGCCCTCCAGGTGCACCAGGCCCGGGACCAGAAGCGGGCGGAGTTGGACCATTTGGAAGGGGCCCTGGCCGCGGAGGAGGAGGCCCAGCGCGGGCGGGAGCAGGAACGGGAGCGCCTGGAACGGCTCGCGGCCACCCGCCGCGACGAGGCCGCCGGGGCCGCCCGGGCCCTGGAGGACCTGGCCCCCCACGCGCCCCTGGGGGAGGCCCTCGGGGGGCTCCGGCAAAGGGTGGAACGCCTGCTGGAGGACGAGGGCCGGGCGGCGTCCGCGGAGCGGGAGGTGGCGGATCTGGAGGCGGCCGCCGGCCGCACCGGCGAGGAATGGGCCGAGGCCGAACACCGGCTCCGGGAAGCGGAAGACGCCCTGCGGGAGGCCCAGGGGGGCGAAACCGCCCGCCAGGAAGCTTTCCAGGCCGCCCTCCAGGGCTTCCCGGGGGTTCCGGAGGCCCGTTCCAGCTGGCAGGGGGAAAAGGACCGGCTCGCCCGGAGGATCGTGGCGCTGGGGCGGCTGGCGGAAACCCTCGCCACCCTGGGGCCCCTGGAGGCGGAAACCGCCGGGGCCGGGGCGGCCCTGCGGGAACTCGAGGCCCAGGCCCGGGAGAAGGCCCTGGCGGAACGGGAGGCCCGGGGGATCGAGGCCGACTGGGCCGAAAAGGCGGCCCGCATCCAGGGCCGGCTGGAGCAGGCGAAATGGGCCGCGGATATCGCCCAGGAGCGGGGACGGCTCCAGGAGGGCCTCCCCTGTCCCCTGTGCGGAGGCCTGGACCACCCCATCCTGGCGGAGGCCCACCTGGCCGCGAAGGACCTGGAACGGCGCCAGCGCTGCCAGGACCTGGAGCGGGAGCTGGACCAGGCCCGGGGCGGCATGGCCGCCGCCCACGCCACTTGGGAGGCCCTGGACCGCCAGAGCCACGCCCTCCAGGCCACCCTGGCCCTCCGGAAGGAGGCGGCGGCCGGCCAAGGGCGCCGCCTGGAGGAGCTGCGCTCGGGCCTGGAAGCCCAGGCGGGGGCCCTGGGCTTCCAGGGCCTTCCCGGGGCGGAGGAAATCCAGGGGGCCCGCCTGGAGGCGGAGCGGCGCGCCGGGGTCCTGGACGCCTTCCTGGACGATGCGGACAAGGCCGACCGCCTTCTGGGCGAGGCCCGGCAGCGGGTCCACGGGGCCCACCAGGGCCTGCTGGCCCGCAAGGGGGACCTGGATGTGCTCGCCGAACGGCGGCGGGCCGGGACCGCGCAGCTGGAGAAGGGCAGGGCCCTCCTGGGGGCGGCCCGCGCCCGGAACGGCCTCCTGCGCACCGGGTTGGCGGAGGCCCTTGGCGGCCTCCAGCTGCCCCTGGAGGGGAAGGAGCCGCTGCTGGCGGCCCTGGAGGCCGGGGAGGACCTGGCGGGGCGGTACCGGGCGGCAGTCCAAAGGGACGAAACGGCCCGGGCCGCCCTGCTGCGGGCGGAAACCGAACTCATCGAGCCCCGGGCCCTGGGGGACAAGGCGGCCCGGGAACTGGCGCTGGCCCGGGAGAAGGCCGCGGTCCTGGCCGGGGAGTGGAAGGCCCTGGACGCCCGGGCCGCGGCCCTTCTGGGCGGCCAGGACCCCGGGGCCTTCGCCCGGGCCCTTGAGCAGGCGGACCAGGAGGCCCAGGCGGCGCACCGGCGCCTGGCCCAGGCCGTGGACCGGCTCCAGCGGGAGCGGGCCGCCCTGGAAGGCCAGCACCAGGAAAAGGCCGCCAACCTGCGGAAGCTCGCCGACGACCTGGCCCTCCAGGAGCGGAGCCTGGACGCGCATATGCGGGAGCTGGGCCTCCCCGGCCGGGAGGCCCTGGAGGAACGGCGCATCGCCGCCGGGGACCTGCAGGCCCGCCTCCAGGAGCGGTCCCGCCTCCAGGGGGAGCTGCAGTCCGCCCGGGACATCGCCCTGGAACACGGGCGCACCCGGGCCCTGCACGGGGAATCCCGGCCCGGGGACCTGCCCGGGGATGCGGCGCCGGGGGATCTCCTGGGGGAAAAGGAGGCGTCCGAACAGGCCACCGGCGAGCTGCAGGCGCGCCAGGCGGGCATCGCCCGGCGCCTGGAGGCGAACGCGGCCAACGTCCAGCGCATGGGCGAGGCCCAGGGGAGACGGGAGGAGGCCCGCAGGGCCTTCGAGCTCTGGAACCGCCTGCACCTGCTCATCGGCGTCAACAACGGGAGCGTCTTCAAGCGCTTCGCCCAGCTGCTGAACCTCCAGGACCTCCTGGCCAAGGCCAACGCCAAGCTGGAACGGCTCCGCCCCCGGTACGCCCTGGTGCCGGCCCGGGACCCGGATGGGCAGGAGGCCCTGGCCTTCGCGGTGCGGGACGGGAACCACGCCAACCAGGAGCGCCCCGTCACCACCCTCAGCGGCGGGGAGACCTTCCTGGTGTCCCTGGCCCTGGCCCTGGCCCTGGCGGACTACCGCACCGTGCGCATGCCCGTGGAGACCCTGCTCCTGGACGAGGGGTTCGGCACCCTGGACCACCGGACCCTGGAGGAGGTCCTGGGCATCCTGAAGGGCCTGGGCGGAACCCTGGGCCGGCGCACCCAGGTGGGCATCATCAGCCACGTGGAGACGCTCCGGGAGGCCATCCCGGCGCGGATCCTGGTGGAGCCCTCGGCCCCGGGCCGCAGCTCCGTGCGGGTGGAGTTGGGCTGA